In Osmerus mordax isolate fOsmMor3 chromosome 24, fOsmMor3.pri, whole genome shotgun sequence, the following are encoded in one genomic region:
- the homer1b gene encoding homer protein homolog 1b has protein sequence MDGVSSELVMKLPGRPHSLAAGNGVVGGFGEAVVLRHKEVHHFFLVPFREQPIFSTRAHVFQIDPSTKRNWMPSSKHAVTVSYFYDSTRNVYRIISLDGTKAIINSTISPNMTFTKTSQKFGQWADSRANTVYGLGFSTEHHLAKFAEKFAEYKEAARLAKEKSLDGKMELATSPSQESPVDLSSPLTPVTPPTMENINGTDDLCDITPPSEPRPEPAQNALAFAHSPTMTKHWEAELEALKGNNAKLTAALLESTANVKQWKQQLSAYQEEAERLHKRVTELECQNIQTPVIKAQKTELNETIEELENSLRDKEEEMERLKEEVENVNDLLEQKDSLIQKLEETELRGRVLEEQLVGAEQRLEESQEDQESFRKSLRTLLELLDGKIFELTELRDTLARLIEEGS, from the exons ATGGATGGCGTTAGCAGCGAGCTGGTGATGAAGTTACCTGGGCGACCGCACTCTCTGGCCGCCGGCAATGGCGTGGTGGGGGGTTTTGGGGAGGCGGTGGTGCTCAGACACAAAGAGGTTCACCACTTCTTCCTGGTTCCCTTCAGGGAACAACCGATATTCAGCACGCGGGCGCACGTCTTCCAGATCGACCCGAGTACCAAAAGGAACTGGATGCCCTCCAGCAAGCACGCCGTCACCGTCTCCTACTTTTACGACAGCACCCGGAATGTCTACCGGATCATTAGCTTGGACGGCACCAAG GCCATCATCAACAGTACCATCAGTCCCAACATGACGTTCACCAAGACCTCACAGAAGTTTGGTCAGTGGGCCGACAGCAGAGCCAACACAGTCTATGGGCTGGGCTTTTCTACTGAACACCACCTAGCTAAG tttgcagagaaGTTTGCAGAGTACAAGGAGGCTGCGCGCCTAGCGAAGGAGAAGAGCCTGGATGGAAAGATGGAGCTGGCGACATCGCCCTCCCAG GAGTCTCCTGTTGACCTTTCGTCACCGCTGACCCCTGTTACCCCACCTACCATGGAAAACATTAATGGCACAGATgacctctgtgacatcacaccgcCCTCTGAGCCACGCCCAGAACCTGCACAAAATGCACTGGCGTTTGCACacag CCCCACCATGACTAAGCACTGGGAGGCGGAGCTGGAGGCGTTGAAGGGAAACAACGCCAAGCTGACGGCAGCTCTGCTGGAGTCCACAGCCAACGTGAAGCAGTGGAAGCAGCAGCTGTCAGCCTACCAGGAAGAGGCTGAGAGACTGCACAAACGG GTGACTGAGCTAGAGTGCCAGAACATCCAGACTCCAGTCATCAAAGCCCAGAAAACAGAACTGAATGAAAccattgaggagctggagaattcactgagagacaaagaggag GAAATGGAACGGTTGAAAGAGGAGGTAGAGAATGTGAACGACCTGCTGGAACAGAAAGACTCCCTTATACAGAAACTGGAG gAGACAGAGCTGCGAGGGCGGGTATTGGAGGAGCAACTGGTTGGAGCTGAACAGCGATTGGAGGAGAGTCAGGAGGATCAGGAGAGTTTCAGGAAGTCCCTGCGTACGCTGCTGGAGCTGCTCGATGGGAAGATCTTTGAGCTGACGGAGCTGAGAGACACATTGGCCAGGCTGATAGAGGAGGGCAGCTAG